From Salvelinus sp. IW2-2015 linkage group LG2, ASM291031v2, whole genome shotgun sequence, one genomic window encodes:
- the LOC111974646 gene encoding TRAF family member-associated NF-kappa-B activator isoform X2 encodes MERNIGDQLNKAFEAYRQASIERDSAKRELQNTNEYYQRHTQKLQKQIEDQQQLISKLKDQLIAATKQPSGEVKGEAVPRKQEDETLSPSNHLFDNPSSSFRKIHYLKGNMETAMIVSPSPHTAPVNSSFEKKYVFEAFQALQGKFQQIQTLTRRQKDHLKKFYKGNYMANEQQFSMPIQCTDVTAEQAERSFPSASALRPGVILQHPPTSLASRGASQEDRDLVDSLTRLSVKFPPSTDSEYEFLNSAPEKHFDLSMPRQRAAVSSIPAVIEESSMELAIPFLYPTSPSHPTSPSTSLSHESVRGPLQPLWSPELCDAVAAAAQAVRATPQQQINNSPDICAYCNAEVPQDHMKSHLYTHCQRESEASN; translated from the exons ATCGAGCGAGACAGCGCCAAAAGGGAACTACAGAACACG AATGAATATTATCAACGGCACACTCAGAAACTTCAGAAACAGATAGAAGACCAGCAGCAGTTGATTTCAAAACTAAAAGATCAGTTGATAGCAGCAACTAAGCAACCTTCAG GAGAGGTGAAAGGTGAGGCTGTTCCTAGAAAACAGGAAGACGAAACCCTGTCTCCTTCCAACCATCTCTTTGACAACCCAAGCAGCTCCTTCCGGAAGATTCATTACTTG aagGGGAACATGGAAACGGCAATGATTGTGTCACCTTcaccacacacagcacctgtAAACAGCAGTTTTGAGAA AAAATATGTTTTTGAGGCATTTCAAGCTCTTCAGGGGAAATTCCAGCAGATACAGACATTAACCCGGAGACAAAAAGATCACCTGAAAAAATTCTACAAAGGAAATTACATGGCAAATG AGCAGCAGTTCTCCATGCCAATTCAGTGTACAGACGTGACCGCGGAGCAGGCGGAGAGGTCCTTCCCCTCAGCCTCAGCCTTAAGGCCAGGGGTCATCCTCCAGCACCCGCCCACATCCCTGGCATCCCGCGGTGCCAGCCAAGAGGACAGGGATCTAGTGGACTCCCTCACCAGACTCAGCGTCAAGTTCCCCCCCTCCACAGACAGTGAATACGAGTTCTTGAACAGCGCTCCAGAGAAACACTTTGACCTGTCTATGCCAAGGCAACGGGCAGCAGTCAGCAGTATCCCTGCCGTCATAGAGGAATCGTCTATGGAGCTGGCCATCCCATTCCTGTATCCTACGTCTCCCTCtcaccccacctccccctccacctcacTCTCACACGAGAGTGTGCGTGGGCCCCTGCAG CCTCTGTGGAGCCCTGAGCTTTGTGATGCAGTAGCAGCGGCAGCGCAGGCCGTGAGAGCGACGCCACAACAACAGATCAACAACAGCCCTGATATCTGTGCCTACTGCAACGCGGAAGTTCCCCAAGACCACATGAAGAGCCACCTTTATACTCATTGCCAGAGGGAGAGTGAAGCCAGCAATTGA